The following are from one region of the Amylibacter sp. IMCC11727 genome:
- the rpsF gene encoding 30S ribosomal protein S6, translating into MALYEHTFIARQDLSNAQAESLIEHFGAVLTDNGGKVVENEYWGLKTMAYKINKNRKGHYAFLRTDAPAPAVAEMERLMRLHEDVMRVLTIKVDEHEEGPSVVIQAKNSRDERRRER; encoded by the coding sequence ATGGCGCTCTACGAGCACACATTTATTGCGCGTCAGGATCTTTCCAACGCGCAAGCCGAAAGCCTCATTGAGCATTTCGGCGCCGTTCTGACAGACAACGGTGGTAAAGTTGTCGAGAACGAATACTGGGGTCTGAAAACAATGGCCTATAAGATCAACAAAAACCGCAAAGGCCACTATGCCTTCTTGCGCACAGACGCTCCTGCGCCTGCTGTCGCCGAGATGGAACGCCTGATGCGTTTGCACGAAGACGTTATGCGCGTTCTGACCATCAAAGTTGATGAGCACGAAGAAGGCCCGTCTGTTGTAATTCAAGCCAAAAACTCCCGCGACGAACGTCGCCGCGAACGTTAA
- a CDS encoding YceI family protein, with protein MKTTLFAAALALVGTGAIAEPAKYTLDSSHSQILFSYDHIGFSTTWGMFSGFAGEIMFDEADPAASSVSVSMPLSSMFTGWEARTGHFMSPDFFDAKGDEVVSFTSTGIEVTGDKTAVITGDLSLNGVTKSVALDAVLNKADTHPMANKAWLGFDATTTLLRSDFGLGAFAPAVSDEVEVKISIEAAAAE; from the coding sequence ATGAAAACCACTTTATTCGCCGCTGCCCTCGCACTTGTTGGAACAGGCGCTATCGCAGAGCCAGCAAAATACACGCTGGATTCCAGCCACAGCCAAATCCTTTTTTCTTATGACCACATCGGGTTTTCCACCACATGGGGCATGTTCTCTGGTTTTGCTGGTGAAATCATGTTCGACGAAGCTGATCCAGCGGCGTCCTCTGTGTCTGTATCCATGCCACTGAGCTCTATGTTCACAGGCTGGGAAGCACGCACAGGCCATTTCATGTCCCCAGACTTTTTTGATGCCAAGGGTGATGAGGTTGTGTCTTTCACATCCACTGGTATCGAAGTGACAGGCGACAAAACTGCTGTAATCACAGGGGATCTGAGCTTGAACGGTGTGACAAAATCTGTGGCGCTTGATGCGGTTCTGAACAAAGCAGACACACACCCAATGGCCAACAAAGCATGGTTGGGCTTTGATGCAACAACAACTTTGTTGCGTTCTGACTTTGGCTTGGGCGCATTCGCACCAGCCGTGAGCGACGAAGTAGAGGTTAAAATCTCAATCGAGGCGGCTGCAGCTGAATAA
- a CDS encoding cytochrome b/b6 domain-containing protein, translated as MTSRNTATHYGSITKTFHWLTALLIFTAFALGLYGTRGIDFSTEAGVSQAAFVFSMHKTVGITAFFVAVLRILWALTNTKPGLLNADHKLEAALAEIVHWLLYISLVIVPLSGWLHHAADTGFAPIYWPFGDSLPFVPKSEAVSAFFSGWHFVFTKVLALSIFLHIAGAIKHHVIDKDATLRRMLPGTPSLPAGIDTHHPKGPVFAAIVIYLVAMGAGSAIGLQAKHSETEAAELAEVSSDWQVQSGTLGLTVKQFGSDVSGTFKDWTAEISYDEASQTGDLVVTVSIGSLDLGGVTAQALGADYLNAAMFGTATYTATIAPTDTGHLATGTLNLHGVDAPLDLPFTLSITDGIATASGSTEIDRRTHKIGEVQPTENNLGFGVSVSFELTASQAE; from the coding sequence ATGACATCGCGCAACACCGCCACCCATTACGGCAGCATCACCAAAACCTTCCACTGGCTTACAGCGTTGTTGATCTTCACTGCTTTTGCTCTTGGCTTGTATGGAACACGTGGCATTGATTTCAGCACCGAGGCTGGCGTCAGCCAAGCCGCTTTTGTGTTCTCGATGCACAAAACCGTTGGGATTACTGCTTTCTTTGTGGCCGTTCTGCGGATTTTGTGGGCACTGACGAACACCAAACCCGGCCTTCTAAACGCTGATCATAAGTTAGAAGCAGCCTTGGCAGAAATCGTTCACTGGCTCTTGTATATCTCGCTCGTCATCGTGCCGTTGTCAGGTTGGTTGCACCACGCTGCGGATACTGGGTTTGCCCCGATTTACTGGCCCTTTGGGGACTCTTTGCCGTTTGTACCAAAATCCGAGGCTGTCTCTGCCTTTTTCTCAGGCTGGCATTTTGTCTTTACCAAAGTGCTCGCGCTGTCGATCTTTTTGCATATCGCAGGCGCAATCAAACACCATGTGATCGACAAAGACGCCACACTGCGCCGTATGTTGCCAGGTACACCGTCCCTGCCCGCAGGCATTGACACGCATCACCCCAAAGGCCCAGTTTTTGCGGCGATTGTTATTTATCTTGTGGCAATGGGCGCAGGCTCTGCCATCGGATTGCAAGCCAAACACAGCGAGACCGAAGCCGCCGAATTGGCCGAAGTCAGCAGCGATTGGCAGGTTCAATCTGGCACATTGGGTCTGACGGTTAAGCAATTCGGCTCTGACGTGTCTGGTACGTTTAAGGATTGGACCGCCGAGATTTCTTACGATGAGGCCAGTCAAACAGGCGATTTGGTTGTCACCGTTTCTATCGGTTCGCTCGATTTGGGTGGGGTCACGGCACAGGCTTTGGGGGCGGATTACCTGAATGCTGCGATGTTTGGAACGGCCACCTATACCGCGACGATTGCGCCAACGGATACGGGGCATCTGGCAACGGGCACGCTGAACCTGCACGGCGTTGACGCGCCGCTTGATCTGCCGTTCACGCTGTCCATTACAGACGGCATTGCGACCGCCTCTGGCAGCACCGAAATCGACCGTCGCACCCACAAGATTGGCGAGGTGCAGCCCACTGAAAACAACCTCGGCTTTGGTGTTTCAGTCAGCTTTGAACTCACGGCCAGTCAGGCAGAATAA
- the fabD gene encoding ACP S-malonyltransferase has product MTRAFVFPGQGAQTIGMGQALADAYPAAKAVFQEVDDALGESLSGLIWDGDIADLTLTQNAQPALMATSMAAMAALKAEGVEVSAADYVAGHSLGEYSALCAAGSISLADTARLLRIRGEAMQAAVPVGVGAMAALLGLDFEGAQAVAEEAAQGEVCQAANDNDPGQVVVSGHKAAVERAVEIAKDKGAKRAVILPVSAPFHCALMQPAADRMAQALADVNVSAPSVPLIANVRAEAVTDAEAIKGLLVEQVTGSVRWRESMGWAAAQGVTEVYEIGAGKALSGMIRRIDRALACTAVNDPDGVKAAAEKIG; this is encoded by the coding sequence ATGACACGGGCATTTGTATTTCCAGGGCAAGGCGCACAAACAATCGGAATGGGGCAGGCGCTTGCTGATGCCTATCCCGCCGCAAAGGCGGTTTTTCAAGAAGTTGACGACGCATTGGGCGAAAGCCTGTCAGGATTGATCTGGGACGGCGACATTGCCGATCTGACGCTGACACAAAACGCGCAACCTGCATTGATGGCAACATCCATGGCTGCCATGGCCGCGCTCAAAGCCGAAGGGGTGGAGGTTTCAGCAGCGGATTATGTGGCAGGTCATAGCCTTGGCGAATATTCCGCTCTTTGTGCGGCGGGTTCTATCTCGCTGGCAGACACCGCGCGTTTGCTGCGCATTCGCGGCGAAGCCATGCAAGCCGCGGTTCCCGTGGGTGTCGGCGCGATGGCCGCACTGCTGGGCCTTGATTTTGAAGGGGCGCAAGCCGTAGCAGAAGAGGCGGCACAGGGCGAAGTCTGCCAAGCCGCCAACGACAATGATCCGGGGCAAGTGGTTGTGTCTGGTCACAAAGCTGCCGTGGAACGCGCGGTAGAAATTGCCAAGGACAAAGGCGCAAAACGGGCGGTTATTTTGCCTGTGTCTGCGCCATTCCACTGTGCCTTGATGCAGCCCGCTGCGGATCGCATGGCTCAAGCACTGGCAGATGTGAATGTAAGCGCTCCCTCCGTGCCTTTGATCGCAAATGTACGGGCCGAAGCGGTAACAGATGCCGAAGCGATCAAAGGTTTGTTGGTGGAACAGGTCACAGGGTCTGTGCGCTGGCGTGAAAGCATGGGTTGGGCCGCAGCCCAAGGCGTGACCGAAGTGTATGAAATTGGCGCAGGCAAAGCCCTGTCAGGTATGATCCGCCGCATTGATCGCGCATTGGCCTGTACCGCCGTTAATGACCCAGACGGTGTGAAAGCCGCAGCAGAAAAGATTGGATAA
- the fabG gene encoding 3-oxoacyl-[acyl-carrier-protein] reductase — MFDLTGKCALVTGASGGIGGSIAKALHAQGATVALSGTRVDPLNALAADLGDRAHVTPCNLGDAEAVSALAGQASEAMGGLHILVNNAGITRDNIFMRMKDEEWQDVIDVNLTSTMRLMKSVMRPMMKQKFGRIINITSIVGVTGNAGQVNYAASKAGMIGMTKSYAQEIATRGITANCVAPGFIETAMTAELPDAVKDGMLGAIPMGRMGASDEIASAVAYLSSDEASYITGQTLHVNGGMAMI; from the coding sequence ATGTTTGATTTAACAGGAAAATGTGCGCTGGTGACGGGTGCTTCAGGGGGGATCGGTGGCTCTATTGCCAAGGCACTGCACGCGCAAGGCGCGACCGTGGCGCTGTCTGGCACGCGGGTTGATCCGCTGAATGCGCTGGCGGCTGATCTGGGCGATCGCGCCCACGTGACACCGTGTAATTTGGGCGATGCAGAGGCTGTTTCTGCATTGGCTGGTCAAGCGTCTGAGGCCATGGGCGGTTTGCATATCCTTGTGAACAACGCAGGCATCACGCGCGACAACATTTTCATGCGTATGAAAGACGAAGAATGGCAGGACGTGATTGACGTGAACCTGACATCTACCATGCGCCTGATGAAATCTGTGATGCGCCCAATGATGAAGCAAAAATTTGGCCGCATCATCAACATCACATCCATCGTTGGTGTGACAGGGAACGCGGGGCAGGTGAACTATGCCGCGTCAAAAGCTGGGATGATCGGGATGACGAAATCCTACGCCCAAGAAATCGCTACGCGTGGGATCACGGCGAACTGTGTGGCACCTGGGTTCATTGAAACGGCAATGACGGCTGAACTGCCAGATGCGGTTAAGGATGGCATGCTTGGTGCAATCCCCATGGGTCGCATGGGCGCATCAGATGAAATCGCATCCGCGGTGGCGTATTTGTCATCTGATGAAGCCAGCTATATCACGGGGCAAACGCTGCACGTGAATGGTGGCATGGCGATGATTTAA
- a CDS encoding hemolysin III family protein — protein sequence MSDYPAYSRPERIADGSVHILGCTAAIISAGLLFGLSFGHTSGPMITAIAIYCATLIATFAASALYHFTPWENRRPMLRRIDHAAIYLKIAGTYTPLVLFIGSMTSFLVLTLVWVLAVYGIIQKLFFWHTPGKYGPALYLFMGWLSLPLLWSLTPILPWLSSGLIAAGGLLYTGGVIFFNWEKLKFSLAIWHGFVFAASACFFAAIAVGIYNIPL from the coding sequence ATGTCCGACTATCCCGCCTATTCCCGTCCCGAACGGATTGCCGATGGGTCCGTTCATATCTTGGGATGCACCGCCGCGATTATCAGCGCGGGTTTGTTGTTTGGCCTGTCTTTTGGACATACCTCTGGCCCGATGATCACGGCCATCGCCATCTACTGCGCCACTTTGATTGCGACCTTTGCCGCCTCGGCGCTCTACCACTTTACGCCGTGGGAAAACCGCCGCCCGATGCTGCGACGCATTGATCATGCTGCGATTTACCTCAAGATTGCGGGCACTTACACGCCATTGGTCCTGTTTATTGGCAGTATGACCAGCTTTCTGGTGCTTACTTTGGTTTGGGTGTTGGCGGTCTATGGCATAATCCAAAAACTGTTTTTCTGGCATACCCCCGGCAAATACGGCCCTGCCCTGTATTTGTTCATGGGTTGGCTCAGCTTGCCGCTGTTGTGGTCCCTCACCCCGATATTGCCTTGGCTGTCGTCTGGGCTGATCGCGGCGGGTGGTTTGCTCTACACGGGGGGTGTGATTTTCTTTAACTGGGAAAAACTGAAATTTTCGCTGGCAATCTGGCATGGCTTCGTTTTTGCCGCCTCTGCCTGTTTTTTCGCAGCGATTGCCGTCGGCATCTACAACATCCCCTTATAA
- a CDS encoding lytic transglycosylase domain-containing protein gives MPAFAEPPDRMCSAGQWGHPVCIRTDFYAFDTCQALRDVSRTHGLNADFFTRLIWQESRFDPNALSPAGAEGIAQFMPQTAKLRGLNAAYNPALALDHSAQYLAELVDRFGNLGLAAVAYNGGETRATNFIAKTGGLAQETVDYVEIITGQSALDWRDAPPKNLNLSLDKTTSFMPACLALAKDRQLSKIKSLRPKPKLPPWGVQMATGSSVDKAKSMYTRNARACRSVIKSRKPDYIKKSPQVAGRKPYYVARLGEKSRGAAQKLCNRLRKFNCVCVVFKN, from the coding sequence ATGCCTGCATTTGCAGAGCCGCCAGATCGCATGTGCAGTGCCGGGCAATGGGGCCATCCTGTGTGCATTCGCACCGATTTTTATGCGTTTGACACCTGCCAAGCCTTGCGTGATGTGTCGCGCACCCACGGGCTGAACGCCGATTTCTTCACCCGTTTGATCTGGCAAGAAAGCCGATTTGATCCAAACGCGTTGTCCCCAGCTGGCGCCGAGGGGATTGCACAGTTTATGCCCCAAACCGCCAAACTGCGTGGGCTGAACGCGGCTTACAACCCTGCCCTCGCGCTCGATCATTCGGCGCAATATCTGGCAGAGTTGGTGGATCGGTTCGGGAATCTGGGCCTCGCCGCTGTGGCATACAATGGTGGGGAAACACGGGCGACAAATTTCATCGCAAAAACAGGCGGGTTGGCGCAGGAAACCGTGGATTACGTTGAAATAATTACAGGACAAAGCGCCCTTGATTGGCGTGATGCCCCGCCAAAGAACCTGAACCTCTCACTTGATAAAACCACATCGTTTATGCCCGCCTGTTTGGCATTAGCGAAAGATAGGCAACTTTCAAAAATAAAGTCACTGCGACCAAAACCGAAACTGCCCCCATGGGGCGTGCAAATGGCGACAGGTTCGAGCGTGGATAAGGCCAAATCCATGTACACACGAAACGCCCGTGCCTGTCGCAGTGTGATAAAATCGCGAAAACCCGATTACATTAAGAAATCTCCACAAGTAGCTGGTCGCAAACCTTATTATGTTGCGCGTCTGGGTGAAAAATCTCGCGGTGCGGCGCAAAAACTGTGTAATCGTTTGCGCAAATTCAATTGCGTCTGCGTGGTCTTTAAAAATTAG
- the ftsY gene encoding signal recognition particle-docking protein FtsY, whose product MEAEEKAAQAEADRLAAAAAAQEAADAEAARAAEAAAAEAAAAAQAAKDAAAEQARAAEQAERDRAAEAARLAAEREAAEAVRREEEAQAAAVQKAAEEARLAAEAQAAADLKAQQERDAAEEARLEEENRLAAVAREEAEKAAEAARAALEETVEAAPAEPKSGLFGRLFGRKEQKTVVRRALDDAMLESIEDLLITADMGVDTALRVSANLAEGRMGKKLSTAELKGLLADEVARIMEPVAKPMPLYQKRPQVVLVVGVNGSGKTTTIGKLASQFKAAGKSVVIAAGDTFRAAAVEQLQVWGDRAGVPVLTAPEGSDPASLAFDAMTKAEAEGADLLMIDTAGRLQNRQDLMEELAKIVRVIRKKDPDAPHNTLLVLDATTGQNALSQVEVFQKISDVSGLVMTKLDGTAKGGVLVALADKFGLPIHAIGLGEQIDDLAPFDPEEFAKALTGAE is encoded by the coding sequence TTGGAAGCTGAAGAAAAAGCCGCGCAGGCGGAGGCCGATCGTTTGGCCGCCGCTGCCGCTGCGCAAGAAGCCGCAGATGCAGAGGCCGCTCGCGCCGCAGAGGCTGCCGCAGCCGAGGCCGCTGCAGCAGCCCAAGCCGCCAAAGACGCCGCCGCTGAACAAGCCCGCGCCGCAGAACAAGCAGAACGTGATCGCGCCGCAGAAGCAGCTCGATTGGCCGCTGAACGCGAAGCCGCCGAAGCCGTGCGCCGCGAAGAAGAGGCTCAAGCCGCCGCAGTGCAAAAGGCAGCAGAAGAGGCTCGTCTTGCAGCCGAGGCCCAAGCTGCAGCTGATTTAAAAGCGCAACAGGAACGCGATGCGGCAGAAGAAGCCCGCCTAGAGGAAGAAAACCGATTGGCTGCGGTCGCGCGAGAAGAAGCGGAAAAAGCCGCAGAAGCAGCCCGCGCTGCATTAGAAGAAACGGTAGAAGCCGCGCCTGCAGAGCCAAAATCTGGTCTGTTTGGGCGTTTGTTCGGCCGCAAAGAACAAAAAACCGTTGTGCGCCGCGCGCTTGATGATGCGATGCTTGAAAGCATCGAGGATTTGCTAATCACCGCGGATATGGGCGTTGATACGGCCCTGCGCGTGTCTGCCAATCTGGCCGAAGGGCGGATGGGTAAAAAGCTATCTACCGCCGAATTGAAGGGGCTGTTGGCGGACGAAGTGGCTCGCATTATGGAACCTGTGGCCAAACCCATGCCGCTCTATCAAAAACGCCCGCAAGTTGTGTTGGTGGTTGGGGTCAACGGGTCGGGTAAAACGACGACCATCGGCAAACTGGCCAGCCAGTTCAAGGCCGCTGGGAAATCTGTGGTCATCGCAGCTGGTGACACGTTCCGCGCCGCTGCCGTGGAACAATTGCAGGTCTGGGGCGACCGTGCGGGCGTGCCTGTGCTGACCGCACCCGAAGGCTCTGATCCCGCATCGCTGGCATTTGACGCCATGACCAAGGCAGAGGCTGAAGGTGCAGATTTGTTGATGATCGACACCGCTGGACGATTGCAGAACCGCCAAGATTTGATGGAAGAATTGGCCAAAATCGTACGTGTTATCCGTAAGAAGGACCCCGATGCACCGCACAACACATTGTTGGTTTTGGATGCGACAACGGGCCAAAATGCGCTGAGCCAAGTGGAAGTGTTCCAGAAGATTTCCGATGTGTCTGGTTTGGTCATGACCAAACTTGATGGCACTGCAAAGGGTGGTGTTTTGGTGGCCTTGGCTGATAAATTTGGCCTGCCTATTCATGCCATTGGGCTTGGTGAACAGATCGACGATCTGGCCCCATTTGACCCCGAAGAATTTGCCAAAGCCCTTACAGGCGCGGAGTAA
- a CDS encoding EamA family transporter, with translation MSEWVLSLEGTDAGRMLAFGLAIMAAVLHAVFGALQKGSLDPWITRGSIDVSYSLMSIPIVLFLVPWPEPHLWPLLIGAMVIHFLYKLAQAMAYERGDYTVVYPIVRGMGPLITVIAVGFVFGENYNVVQWFGVICLSFAIFALAGVNLAQNKMDRATMWVALFYAVLTGFGVAAYTTWDAYGVRATVNPFTFIFWLFLLEGVLFPPISVLKYRAMAVKPAVSAMASRGIIGGLVAFASFGAIMFATRLDKVGEVAVLRETSVVFAALIGWLFLREKVGFLRAGLMVAIAGGAILVEFGG, from the coding sequence ATAAGCGAATGGGTTCTATCACTTGAGGGAACAGATGCGGGCCGCATGCTTGCGTTTGGATTGGCGATCATGGCTGCGGTTTTGCACGCGGTCTTTGGGGCCTTGCAAAAAGGCAGCCTTGATCCCTGGATCACGCGCGGGTCCATCGACGTTAGTTACAGTTTGATGTCCATTCCGATTGTGCTGTTCCTTGTGCCTTGGCCCGAACCGCATTTGTGGCCGTTGTTGATTGGCGCGATGGTGATTCATTTCCTTTATAAACTCGCGCAGGCCATGGCCTATGAACGAGGAGACTACACTGTTGTTTATCCCATAGTTCGGGGAATGGGCCCCCTGATTACAGTCATTGCGGTTGGGTTCGTATTTGGTGAAAACTACAATGTCGTACAGTGGTTTGGCGTCATTTGCCTGTCATTTGCAATTTTTGCGCTGGCGGGTGTGAATTTGGCCCAAAACAAAATGGACCGTGCCACCATGTGGGTGGCTTTGTTTTATGCGGTGCTAACGGGATTTGGCGTTGCGGCTTATACCACTTGGGATGCTTACGGGGTACGGGCCACGGTGAACCCGTTTACATTCATCTTTTGGCTGTTCCTGCTAGAAGGCGTTTTATTCCCGCCAATTTCCGTTCTGAAATATCGCGCCATGGCCGTGAAACCTGCTGTTTCGGCCATGGCGAGCCGTGGCATTATTGGCGGATTGGTGGCCTTTGCCAGCTTTGGCGCCATCATGTTTGCCACGCGATTGGACAAAGTCGGCGAGGTGGCGGTGCTTCGGGAAACCTCCGTTGTGTTCGCCGCGTTGATCGGTTGGCTGTTTCTGCGCGAAAAAGTGGGTTTTTTGCGCGCAGGCCTGATGGTTGCCATTGCAGGGGGCGCCATTTTGGTAGAGTTTGGCGGCTGA